One window of the Triticum dicoccoides isolate Atlit2015 ecotype Zavitan chromosome 3B, WEW_v2.0, whole genome shotgun sequence genome contains the following:
- the LOC119277166 gene encoding uncharacterized protein LOC119277166 isoform X2, whose product MASGGHSGAGVNAIEISGMSPLSELVWSLDDGLSIKIAASSLSTRKASLRWNADTLNIVISSPQQSGGGGGKSGDNVDATLRDAGEMPSQPRTRSDNSVRVSAASPNRTRNLDAQQSTSIRSQEQDSKCSGGISEMSEGEELSDSCCADKLNKEEADICPTRCSNDGLASKKGSLQSISEKQVYCATAVHNERSWADNTWRARLVKAISQRDYVLPNNAVNAQSPSSFGSFSNTKKVPGKLAGFLDNQSDKHQDLVMQDNCNGNQEDQVMQENCNGDHQDQVMQEHHKDGPILVKCQSASGVNPVSKCDSASGVNSVARYESTPDVNPAKLEKGKEKVMHDQSNYVSNTKEGDDSNESMESCPRMKAPKREYAQYSTAEMSSRNKRYRREYNESYCSGLLNRNGSSFFNWMSSLTNGSTVFDKTTNQKLSETTGHELAGHSLPLENNSSNRLQSVGFNSLFQSLYSHNVMITSRDTPHQSEINCTEREADRLSLALNGSNSMLDKEISTGRETLDVAVGTLAADSLQMESPGGKWNFRDQSGVFPLRAGRNLKMPNSSKSCSKTLEEKQNECHASPLNAAMGNKGGITESLWVSRLLPKTSMKLMDATPCNVNSDFCAVNPKGAGDKLYPSSQQNVNVEKEFNSSQYFTSTGSDNETTSSKCPVIPPEEHKQSETMASILAKRLDALRHAKTSAIRLAISSGISKDHNHRKSPFFINYSSHDGLETGQGTQKSSSGGGRLVLWSGDKGKEQLYPLSDEELRGNMLARGEHQQCGGSMTGKAVAPHDNLEANTSAEYVDRRGVQIKEVGSNSMESLPHNKQIVPYNIITSDIDQSSVVFGALQRLRLSRSDIIRWLTSPIMHTTLDGFFLRLRLGKWEEALGGTGYHVARINGALDRNRLSVTIRNSTCQVDSRFVSNHGFHEDELKAWWSAAMKGGWKLPSKEELSKKLRERELLHFGNGTGQPDNT is encoded by the exons ATG GCATCTGGTGGACATTCAGGTGCAGGTGTAAATGCAATCGAAATATCCGGCATGAGCCCTCTGTCTGAGCTGGTGTGGTCTCTGGATGATGGTCTCAGCATTAAAATCGCAGCGTCCAGCCTAAGCACAAGAAAAGCCTCTCTTCGCTGGAATGCGGATACTTTGAACATAGTGATATCTTCGCCTCAgcagagcggcggtggcggcggcaagaGTGGTGATAACGTAGATGCCACCCTAAGGGATGCAGGAGAAATGCCGTCGCAACCTCGAACTCGAAGTGACAATTCAGTGAGAGTATCTGCGGCTAGTCCAAATAGAACACGAAACCTTGATGCGCAACAATCTACTTCTATAAGATCACAGGAACAAGATTCAA AATGCTCTGGAGGGATCAGTGAGATGAGTGAGGGGGAAGAATTGTCTGACAGCTGCTGTGCAGATAAGTTGAATAAAGAGGAAGCGGATATTTGCCCCACAAGATGCTCCAACGATG GTCTGGCTTCAAAAAAAGGCAGCCTGCAAAGTATTTCGGAAAAACAGGTCTACTGTGCAACCGCTGTCCATAATGAGAGATCTTGGGCAGATAATACCTGGCGAGCTCGATTAGTAAAAGCAATTAGTCAGAGGGACTATGTCTTGCCAAACAATGCAGTGAATGCACAGTCACCTTCATCCTTTGGGAGTTTCAGTAATACAAAAAAGGTCCCAGGCAAGTTGGCAGGTTTTCTAGATAACCAAAGTGATAAGCACCAAGATCTGGTTATGCAGGACAACTGTAATGGTAATCAGGAAGATCAGGTTATGCAGGAAAACTGTAATGGTGATCACCAAGACCAGGTTATGCAGGAGCACCATAAGGATGGGCCTATTCTTGTCAAATGTCAGTCAGCATCTGGTGTTAATCCTGTTTCAAAATGTGATTCGGCATCCGGTGTTAATTCTGTTGCAAGATATGAGTCAACACCAGATGTTAATCCTGCAAAGCTTGAGAAGGGCAAAGAAAAGGTAATGCACGACCAGAGCAATTATGTTAGCAACACAAAAGAGGGTGATGATAGCAATGAGAGTATGGAGAGTTGTCCTAGGATGAAAGCTCCAAAGCGAGAGTATGCTCAATACTCAACAGCGGAGATGTCTTCTCGGAATAAAAGATATAGGAGGGAATACAATGAAAGTTATTGCTCAGGATTGTTGAACAGAAATGGCAGCTCTTTCTTTAACTGGATGTCTTCTCTGACTAATGGATCAACCGTGTTTGATAAAACTACCAATCAGAAGTTGTCAGAGACTACTGGACATGAACTTGCAGGACATTCTCTGCCACTAGAAAATAACAGTAGCAATCGTCTGCAGTCTGTTGGCTTCAATTCTCTTTTTCAATCTCTTTATAGTCACAATGTTATGATAACTTCAAGAGATACCCCTCATCAATCAGAAATCAATTGCACCGAGCGTGAAGCCGACAGGCTATCGCTGGCTTTGAATGGTAGCAATTCTATGCTTGACAAGGAAATTAGCACAGGCAGAGAAACTCTTGATGTGGCTGTTGGGACCTTAGCTGCTGACAGCCTTCAAATGGAGTCACCTGGTGGTAAATGGAATTTTAGAGATCAAAgtggagttttccctttgagagccGGAAGAAACTTGAAGATGCCTAACTCCAGTAAGTCATGTTCTAAAACtcttgaagaaaaacaaaatgaGTGCCATGCGAGCCCTTTGAATGCTGCAATGGGAAATAAAGGTGGAATCACAGAAAGCTTGTGGGTAAGTCGGCTTTTACCAAAAACATCAATGAAATTGATGGATGCAACTCCGTGCAATGTAAATAGTGATTTTTGTGCTGTCAATCCAAAGGGTGCAGGTGATAAGCTGTATCCTTCATCTCAACAGAATGTTAATGTGGAGAAGGAATTCAACAGTTCACAATACTTCACTAGCACAGGAAGTGACAATGAGACAACAAGTAGCAAATGCCCGGTGATTCCTCCAGAGGAACATAAGCAGTCTGAAACAATGGCTTCCATTCTTGCAAAGAGATTGGATGCGCTTCGACATGCGAAGACCTCTGCAATTAGGTTGGCTATCTCCAGTGGAATATCTAAAGACCATAATCACAGAAAGAGTCCTTTTTTTATTAATTACAGCAGCCATGATGGACTAGAGACAGGACAAGGAACTCAAAAATCTTCGAGTGGTGGTGGAAGGCTAGTTTTGTGGTCTGGTGACAAAGGAAAGGAACAATTATATCCTCTCAGTGATGAGGAATTAAGAGGAAACATGTTGGCAAGAGGTGAACATCAGCAATGTGGAGGGAGCATGACTGGAAAGGCTGTAGCTCCTCATGATAATTTAGAAGCAAACACATCTGCTGAATATGTTGATAGAAGAGGAGTACAAATAAAGGAAGTGGGTTCAAATTCCATGGAGAGTCTGCCACATAACAAGCAAATTGTACCTTATAATATTATTACAAGTGACATTGATCAATCAAGTGTTGTTTTTGGAGCCTTGCAGAGGCTTCGTTTGTCTCGATCAGACATCATAAG ATGGTTGACGTCACCAATAATGCACACTACCTTGGATGGCTTTTTCTTGCGTCTACGATTAGGTAAATGGGAGGAAGCATTGGGTGGCACAGGATACCATGTCGCTCGGATAAATG GAGCATTGGATAGAAATCGCCTCTCTGTAACGATCCGGAATTCAACTTGCCAAGTAGATTCTCGCTTTGTATCCAACCATGGCTTCCATGAG GATGAGCTCAAGGCGTGGTGGTCTGCTGCCATGAAGGGTGGCTGGAAACTACCGTCGAAAGAAGAACTTAGCAAGAAACTAAGAGAAAGAGAGCTACTTCATTTCGGAAACGGAACAGGTCAGCCGGACAACACCTGA
- the LOC119277166 gene encoding uncharacterized protein LOC119277166 isoform X5 → MASGGHSGAGVNAIEISGMSPLSELVWSLDDGLSIKIAASSLSTRKASLRWNADTLNIVISSPQQSGGGGGKSGDNVDATLRDAGEMPSQPRTRSDNSVRVSAASPNRTRNLDAQQSTSIRSQEQDSKCSGGISEMSEGEELSDSCCADKLNKEEADICPTRCSNDGLHSLASKKGSLQSISEKQVYCATAVHNERSWADNTWRARLVKAISQRDYVLPNNAVNAQSPSSFGSFSNTKKVPGKLAGFLDNQSDKHQDLVMQDNCNGNQEDQVMQENCNGDHQDQVMQEHHKDGPILVKCQSASGVNPVSKCDSASGVNSVARYESTPDVNPAKLEKGKEKVMHDQSNYVSNTKEGDDSNESMESCPRMKAPKREYAQYSTAEMSSRNKRYRREYNESYCSGLLNRNGSSFFNWMSSLTNGSTVFDKTTNQKLSETTGHELAGHSLPLENNSSNRLQSVGFNSLFQSLYSHNVMITSRDTPHQSEINCTEREADRLSLALNGSNSMLDKEISTGRETLDVAVGTLAADSLQMESPGGKWNFRDQSGVFPLRAGRNLKMPNSSKSCSKTLEEKQNECHASPLNAAMGNKGGITESLWVSRLLPKTSMKLMDATPCNVNSDFCAVNPKGAGDKLYPSSQQNVNVEKEFNSSQYFTSTGSDNETTSSKCPVIPPEEHKQSETMASILAKRLDALRHAKTSAIRLAISSGISKDHNHRKSPFFINYSSHDGLETGQGTQKSSSGGGRLVLWSGDKGKEQLYPLSDEELRGNMLARGEHQQCGGSMTGKAVAPHDNLEANTSAEYVDRRGVQIKEVGSNSMESLPHNKQIVPYNIITSDIDQSSVVFGALQRLRLSRSDIISGF, encoded by the exons ATG GCATCTGGTGGACATTCAGGTGCAGGTGTAAATGCAATCGAAATATCCGGCATGAGCCCTCTGTCTGAGCTGGTGTGGTCTCTGGATGATGGTCTCAGCATTAAAATCGCAGCGTCCAGCCTAAGCACAAGAAAAGCCTCTCTTCGCTGGAATGCGGATACTTTGAACATAGTGATATCTTCGCCTCAgcagagcggcggtggcggcggcaagaGTGGTGATAACGTAGATGCCACCCTAAGGGATGCAGGAGAAATGCCGTCGCAACCTCGAACTCGAAGTGACAATTCAGTGAGAGTATCTGCGGCTAGTCCAAATAGAACACGAAACCTTGATGCGCAACAATCTACTTCTATAAGATCACAGGAACAAGATTCAA AATGCTCTGGAGGGATCAGTGAGATGAGTGAGGGGGAAGAATTGTCTGACAGCTGCTGTGCAGATAAGTTGAATAAAGAGGAAGCGGATATTTGCCCCACAAGATGCTCCAACGATGGTTTGCACA GTCTGGCTTCAAAAAAAGGCAGCCTGCAAAGTATTTCGGAAAAACAGGTCTACTGTGCAACCGCTGTCCATAATGAGAGATCTTGGGCAGATAATACCTGGCGAGCTCGATTAGTAAAAGCAATTAGTCAGAGGGACTATGTCTTGCCAAACAATGCAGTGAATGCACAGTCACCTTCATCCTTTGGGAGTTTCAGTAATACAAAAAAGGTCCCAGGCAAGTTGGCAGGTTTTCTAGATAACCAAAGTGATAAGCACCAAGATCTGGTTATGCAGGACAACTGTAATGGTAATCAGGAAGATCAGGTTATGCAGGAAAACTGTAATGGTGATCACCAAGACCAGGTTATGCAGGAGCACCATAAGGATGGGCCTATTCTTGTCAAATGTCAGTCAGCATCTGGTGTTAATCCTGTTTCAAAATGTGATTCGGCATCCGGTGTTAATTCTGTTGCAAGATATGAGTCAACACCAGATGTTAATCCTGCAAAGCTTGAGAAGGGCAAAGAAAAGGTAATGCACGACCAGAGCAATTATGTTAGCAACACAAAAGAGGGTGATGATAGCAATGAGAGTATGGAGAGTTGTCCTAGGATGAAAGCTCCAAAGCGAGAGTATGCTCAATACTCAACAGCGGAGATGTCTTCTCGGAATAAAAGATATAGGAGGGAATACAATGAAAGTTATTGCTCAGGATTGTTGAACAGAAATGGCAGCTCTTTCTTTAACTGGATGTCTTCTCTGACTAATGGATCAACCGTGTTTGATAAAACTACCAATCAGAAGTTGTCAGAGACTACTGGACATGAACTTGCAGGACATTCTCTGCCACTAGAAAATAACAGTAGCAATCGTCTGCAGTCTGTTGGCTTCAATTCTCTTTTTCAATCTCTTTATAGTCACAATGTTATGATAACTTCAAGAGATACCCCTCATCAATCAGAAATCAATTGCACCGAGCGTGAAGCCGACAGGCTATCGCTGGCTTTGAATGGTAGCAATTCTATGCTTGACAAGGAAATTAGCACAGGCAGAGAAACTCTTGATGTGGCTGTTGGGACCTTAGCTGCTGACAGCCTTCAAATGGAGTCACCTGGTGGTAAATGGAATTTTAGAGATCAAAgtggagttttccctttgagagccGGAAGAAACTTGAAGATGCCTAACTCCAGTAAGTCATGTTCTAAAACtcttgaagaaaaacaaaatgaGTGCCATGCGAGCCCTTTGAATGCTGCAATGGGAAATAAAGGTGGAATCACAGAAAGCTTGTGGGTAAGTCGGCTTTTACCAAAAACATCAATGAAATTGATGGATGCAACTCCGTGCAATGTAAATAGTGATTTTTGTGCTGTCAATCCAAAGGGTGCAGGTGATAAGCTGTATCCTTCATCTCAACAGAATGTTAATGTGGAGAAGGAATTCAACAGTTCACAATACTTCACTAGCACAGGAAGTGACAATGAGACAACAAGTAGCAAATGCCCGGTGATTCCTCCAGAGGAACATAAGCAGTCTGAAACAATGGCTTCCATTCTTGCAAAGAGATTGGATGCGCTTCGACATGCGAAGACCTCTGCAATTAGGTTGGCTATCTCCAGTGGAATATCTAAAGACCATAATCACAGAAAGAGTCCTTTTTTTATTAATTACAGCAGCCATGATGGACTAGAGACAGGACAAGGAACTCAAAAATCTTCGAGTGGTGGTGGAAGGCTAGTTTTGTGGTCTGGTGACAAAGGAAAGGAACAATTATATCCTCTCAGTGATGAGGAATTAAGAGGAAACATGTTGGCAAGAGGTGAACATCAGCAATGTGGAGGGAGCATGACTGGAAAGGCTGTAGCTCCTCATGATAATTTAGAAGCAAACACATCTGCTGAATATGTTGATAGAAGAGGAGTACAAATAAAGGAAGTGGGTTCAAATTCCATGGAGAGTCTGCCACATAACAAGCAAATTGTACCTTATAATATTATTACAAGTGACATTGATCAATCAAGTGTTGTTTTTGGAGCCTTGCAGAGGCTTCGTTTGTCTCGATCAGACATCATAAG TGGGTTCTAG
- the LOC119277166 gene encoding uncharacterized protein LOC119277166 isoform X4 codes for MASGGHSGAGVNAIEISGMSPLSELVWSLDDGLSIKIAASSLSTRKASLRWNADTLNIVISSPQQSGGGGGKSGDNVDATLRDAGEMPSQPRTRSDNSVRVSAASPNRTRNLDAQQSTSIRSQEQDSKCSGGISEMSEGEELSDSCCADKLNKEEADICPTRCSNDGLHSLASKKGSLQSISEKQVYCATAVHNERSWADNTWRARLVKAISQRDYVLPNNAVNAQSPSSFGSFSNTKKVPGKLAGFLDNQSDKHQDLVMQDNCNGNQEDQVMQENCNGDHQDQVMQEHHKDGPILVKCQSASGVNPVSKCDSASGVNSVARYESTPDVNPAKLEKGKEKVMHDQSNYVSNTKEGDDSNESMESCPRMKAPKREYAQYSTAEMSSRNKRYRREYNESYCSGLLNRNGSSFFNWMSSLTNGSTVFDKTTNQKLSETTGHELAGHSLPLENNSSNRLQSVGFNSLFQSLYSHNVMITSRDTPHQSEINCTEREADRLSLALNGSNSMLDKEISTGRETLDVAVGTLAADSLQMESPGGKWNFRDQSGVFPLRAGRNLKMPNSSKSCSKTLEEKQNECHASPLNAAMGNKGGITESLWGAGDKLYPSSQQNVNVEKEFNSSQYFTSTGSDNETTSSKCPVIPPEEHKQSETMASILAKRLDALRHAKTSAIRLAISSGISKDHNHRKSPFFINYSSHDGLETGQGTQKSSSGGGRLVLWSGDKGKEQLYPLSDEELRGNMLARGEHQQCGGSMTGKAVAPHDNLEANTSAEYVDRRGVQIKEVGSNSMESLPHNKQIVPYNIITSDIDQSSVVFGALQRLRLSRSDIIRWLTSPIMHTTLDGFFLRLRLGKWEEALGGTGYHVARINGALDRNRLSVTIRNSTCQVDSRFVSNHGFHEDELKAWWSAAMKGGWKLPSKEELSKKLRERELLHFGNGTGQPDNT; via the exons ATG GCATCTGGTGGACATTCAGGTGCAGGTGTAAATGCAATCGAAATATCCGGCATGAGCCCTCTGTCTGAGCTGGTGTGGTCTCTGGATGATGGTCTCAGCATTAAAATCGCAGCGTCCAGCCTAAGCACAAGAAAAGCCTCTCTTCGCTGGAATGCGGATACTTTGAACATAGTGATATCTTCGCCTCAgcagagcggcggtggcggcggcaagaGTGGTGATAACGTAGATGCCACCCTAAGGGATGCAGGAGAAATGCCGTCGCAACCTCGAACTCGAAGTGACAATTCAGTGAGAGTATCTGCGGCTAGTCCAAATAGAACACGAAACCTTGATGCGCAACAATCTACTTCTATAAGATCACAGGAACAAGATTCAA AATGCTCTGGAGGGATCAGTGAGATGAGTGAGGGGGAAGAATTGTCTGACAGCTGCTGTGCAGATAAGTTGAATAAAGAGGAAGCGGATATTTGCCCCACAAGATGCTCCAACGATGGTTTGCACA GTCTGGCTTCAAAAAAAGGCAGCCTGCAAAGTATTTCGGAAAAACAGGTCTACTGTGCAACCGCTGTCCATAATGAGAGATCTTGGGCAGATAATACCTGGCGAGCTCGATTAGTAAAAGCAATTAGTCAGAGGGACTATGTCTTGCCAAACAATGCAGTGAATGCACAGTCACCTTCATCCTTTGGGAGTTTCAGTAATACAAAAAAGGTCCCAGGCAAGTTGGCAGGTTTTCTAGATAACCAAAGTGATAAGCACCAAGATCTGGTTATGCAGGACAACTGTAATGGTAATCAGGAAGATCAGGTTATGCAGGAAAACTGTAATGGTGATCACCAAGACCAGGTTATGCAGGAGCACCATAAGGATGGGCCTATTCTTGTCAAATGTCAGTCAGCATCTGGTGTTAATCCTGTTTCAAAATGTGATTCGGCATCCGGTGTTAATTCTGTTGCAAGATATGAGTCAACACCAGATGTTAATCCTGCAAAGCTTGAGAAGGGCAAAGAAAAGGTAATGCACGACCAGAGCAATTATGTTAGCAACACAAAAGAGGGTGATGATAGCAATGAGAGTATGGAGAGTTGTCCTAGGATGAAAGCTCCAAAGCGAGAGTATGCTCAATACTCAACAGCGGAGATGTCTTCTCGGAATAAAAGATATAGGAGGGAATACAATGAAAGTTATTGCTCAGGATTGTTGAACAGAAATGGCAGCTCTTTCTTTAACTGGATGTCTTCTCTGACTAATGGATCAACCGTGTTTGATAAAACTACCAATCAGAAGTTGTCAGAGACTACTGGACATGAACTTGCAGGACATTCTCTGCCACTAGAAAATAACAGTAGCAATCGTCTGCAGTCTGTTGGCTTCAATTCTCTTTTTCAATCTCTTTATAGTCACAATGTTATGATAACTTCAAGAGATACCCCTCATCAATCAGAAATCAATTGCACCGAGCGTGAAGCCGACAGGCTATCGCTGGCTTTGAATGGTAGCAATTCTATGCTTGACAAGGAAATTAGCACAGGCAGAGAAACTCTTGATGTGGCTGTTGGGACCTTAGCTGCTGACAGCCTTCAAATGGAGTCACCTGGTGGTAAATGGAATTTTAGAGATCAAAgtggagttttccctttgagagccGGAAGAAACTTGAAGATGCCTAACTCCAGTAAGTCATGTTCTAAAACtcttgaagaaaaacaaaatgaGTGCCATGCGAGCCCTTTGAATGCTGCAATGGGAAATAAAGGTGGAATCACAGAAAGCTTGTGG GGTGCAGGTGATAAGCTGTATCCTTCATCTCAACAGAATGTTAATGTGGAGAAGGAATTCAACAGTTCACAATACTTCACTAGCACAGGAAGTGACAATGAGACAACAAGTAGCAAATGCCCGGTGATTCCTCCAGAGGAACATAAGCAGTCTGAAACAATGGCTTCCATTCTTGCAAAGAGATTGGATGCGCTTCGACATGCGAAGACCTCTGCAATTAGGTTGGCTATCTCCAGTGGAATATCTAAAGACCATAATCACAGAAAGAGTCCTTTTTTTATTAATTACAGCAGCCATGATGGACTAGAGACAGGACAAGGAACTCAAAAATCTTCGAGTGGTGGTGGAAGGCTAGTTTTGTGGTCTGGTGACAAAGGAAAGGAACAATTATATCCTCTCAGTGATGAGGAATTAAGAGGAAACATGTTGGCAAGAGGTGAACATCAGCAATGTGGAGGGAGCATGACTGGAAAGGCTGTAGCTCCTCATGATAATTTAGAAGCAAACACATCTGCTGAATATGTTGATAGAAGAGGAGTACAAATAAAGGAAGTGGGTTCAAATTCCATGGAGAGTCTGCCACATAACAAGCAAATTGTACCTTATAATATTATTACAAGTGACATTGATCAATCAAGTGTTGTTTTTGGAGCCTTGCAGAGGCTTCGTTTGTCTCGATCAGACATCATAAG ATGGTTGACGTCACCAATAATGCACACTACCTTGGATGGCTTTTTCTTGCGTCTACGATTAGGTAAATGGGAGGAAGCATTGGGTGGCACAGGATACCATGTCGCTCGGATAAATG GAGCATTGGATAGAAATCGCCTCTCTGTAACGATCCGGAATTCAACTTGCCAAGTAGATTCTCGCTTTGTATCCAACCATGGCTTCCATGAG GATGAGCTCAAGGCGTGGTGGTCTGCTGCCATGAAGGGTGGCTGGAAACTACCGTCGAAAGAAGAACTTAGCAAGAAACTAAGAGAAAGAGAGCTACTTCATTTCGGAAACGGAACAGGTCAGCCGGACAACACCTGA